The Streptomyces rubrogriseus genomic sequence ATCTCCTCGACGCTCATGCCGTTGGCGATCAGCTCGGCGCGGGTGGCGAAGTCGATGCCGAAGAAGCAGGGCCACTTCACGGGCGGGGACGAGATCCGGATGTGGATCTCGGCGGCGCCCGCCTCGCGGAGCATGCGGACCAGGGCCCGCTGGGTGTTGCCGCGGACGATGGAGTCGTCGACGACGACCAGCCGCTTGCCCTTGATGACTTCCTTCAGGGGATTCAGCTTCAGACGGATGCCCAACTGGCGGATGGTCTGCGAGGGCTGGATGAAGGTCCGGCCGACGTAGGCGTTCTTCACCAGGCCGTTGCCGAAGGGGATGCCGGAGGCCTCGGCGTAGCCGATCGCGGCGGGGGTGCCGGATTCCGGGGTCGCTATGACCAGATCGGCCTCCGCGGGGGCCTCCTTCGCCAGCCTGCGGCCCATCTCGACGCGCGAGAGGTAGACGTTGCGGCCGGCGATGTCGGTGTCCGGGCGGGCCAGGTACACGTACTCGAAGACACAGCCCTTGGGCTTCGCTTCCGCGAATCGGGAGGTGCGCAGACCGTTCTCGTCGATGGCGACGAACTCGCCCGGCTCTATCTCCCGGACGAAGCTCGCGCCGCAGATGTCGAGGGCGGCGGACTCGGAGGCGACCACCCAGCCGCGCTCGAGGCGGCCGAGGACCAGCGGGCGGATGCCCTGCGGGTCTCGGGCCGCGTAGAGGGTGTGCTCGTCCATGAAGACGAGGGAGAAGGCACCGCGCACCTGGGGCAGCACCTGGCCGGCCGCCTCCTCGACGGTCAGCGGCTTGCCGTCCTCGTCGACCTGACCCGCGAGCAGGGCCGTGATCAGGTCCGTGTCGTTGGTCGCCGCGACGCGGGTGGAGCGGCCGTCCTGCTTGGGCAGCTCGGCGACCAGCTCCGCGAGCCGGGCGGTGTTGACGAGGTTGCCGTTGTGCCCGAGCGCGAGGGAACCCTGCGCGGTGGCACGGAACGTCGGCTGGGCGTTCTCCCACACGGAGGCACCGGTGGTCGAGTAGCGGGCGTGACCGACCGCGATGTGACCCTGGAGCGAACCGAGCGAGGTCTCGTCGAAGACCTGGGACACCAGGCCCATGTCCTTGAAGACGAGGATCTGGGAGCCGTTGCTGACCGCGATTCCCGCGGATTCCTGGCCCCGATGCTGGAGGGCGTACAGCCCGAAGTACGTGAGCTTTGCGACCTCTTCGCCCGGAGCCCAGACACCGAAGACGCCGCAAGCGTCCTGGGGGCCCTTCTCGCCGGGAAGCAGATCGTGATTGAGTCGACCGTCACCACGTGGCACGCCTTCGAGTGTAGGCGAGATCGACCACTGGTCCGAATTGGGGATGCGGGCCCACTCATGGATCACCGATCGGCGACGGCGCGGACCGTGACACCGTCTTCGCTGGTCAGCGTGAGGGTTTCATGATCGATCCGGTAGTCGACCTTGCCGTCGAAGAGGCCCAGCAGCCGCTTCTCGGCGGCCATGAGTGAGCCTTCGCACATCATTCGGGTGGTGGACGGGGTGCCGAGGGTGATACGCCCGTCGCTGACGGTGGCCCTGGCGTTGACGTGGTTGCAGGGGAGCCGCCCGGAGACGGTCTTCGCGTCCTGGTCGAAGGTGAGCCGGGCGCGGCCCTCGTCGCCCTTCCGGCCCGGGGCGTCCACGACCCACGTCGTGCCGTGGAGCGACGCGTCCTCGGACCTGCTGAGCCGGACCGTGTCGCCGTCGGCGGTGGTGAGGGTCAGGCGGTCGCCCTCGCTCCTGGTGGTGAGGGGGCCGGTGGTGAGGGCGCGGCCGAGGGACTTCTCGAAGTCGGCGGGCGTCTTGGCGCAGGCCTTCTCGGTGAACAGGGCGTCGCTGAGCCGGACCCGTTGGCCGTCGCCCCCGCCCTCGTCCTCGACGGCGGCACGGGCGCTGAAGCCGTTGCAGCCGGTGCTGCCCGCGGCCTCGCCGCCGTCGTCGATCCGTACGTGTGCCGCGTCCGGCGCCCGGTGGGTGGTGCCGTCGACCGTGACGCTGTCGATGCTCCACCGGACACCGGTGACGCGCGGTCCGTCCGCGCCGACGGAACCACTGCCGGTGCCGTCGGCCTTCTCGCTCCCGCAGGCCGCGGCGAGCGGGACGAGCGCGACGACGGCCGCCGCAGTGAGGGTCATGCTGCGCTGCTGCTTCTGCCTGTACATGCCGATTCGACGGAGACGAGGAAGGTCCGGTTCCGTCGTCCGTCCGGTTCTCCGCCTCTCCCCGGCCCGCGCTCAGCTCAGCAGCGGCAGCAGCGGCCCGAGATCGGCCCGCTCCCCACTCGCGCTCACCTTCGCCCCGTCCAGGGCGTCCCTCCAGGCCAGCCGTCCGGTGGCGAGCCGGATCCAGGTCAGCGGGTCGGTCTCGACGACGTTGGGCGGGGTGCCCCGGGTGTGCCGGAGACCCTCGACGCACTGCACGACCGCGTACGGCGGGATCCGTACCTCCGTCGAGCCGCCGGGAGCCTTCACCGCGAGCGCGTCGGCCAGCAGCCGGGTGGCGGCGGCCAGCGCCTGCCGGTCGTACGGGATGTCGAGGCCGGGGACCGCGGCGTTCAGGTCGTCGGTGTGCACGACCAGCTCGACGGTGCGGGTGACGACGTAGTCGGCCAGCGGCAGGGCGCCCGCGCTGGTGGGGAGCAGCCTGCTTCCGGGGTGGGTGTCGAGCCGCTCGGTGAAGCGCCGCTCGACCTCGGCGAGGTGGGCGTCGGGATCGGGGTGCTCGGCGGCGAGCCGCCGGGCCGTCCCGGCGATGGCGTCCGCGTCGGCGGCGATGGCGAACGGCCAGTCGAGCAGCCGGCCGTCCTGCCGCACCGGCTCGGGCTCCCCCAGCAGCCGGTCCACGGCGGTCAGCGCCATCCCGACGTGCGCGACCAGCTCCCGCACGCTCCACTCCCCGAGCCGGGTCGGCAGACCGAGCTGCTCGGGGGTGAGGCCGCGGACGGCCGCCCGTACGTGACCGAACTGGGCGAGGACGGCGGCACGGGTACGGGCGGGGTCGTAGGCGCGGGGGCGTTTCCTGGCGGGCGGCATGGCGGCGAGCCTAACCAGTCCCTTCTCCAGGGCTCGGCCCAGTCCGTCTTCCGGGACTCGCCCCAGTCCGTTCTCTAGGACTCGCCCCAGTCGGCCCGGAACGTGTCGTGGCCGGGGAAGACGACGTCCGCGCAGTGGCGGCGGGTGGTCACGTCGTCGACGTAGGCGCGGAAGACGTCCTCCATCCGCGAGGCCACCAGCTTGGCGTAACCGGGGTGGCCGAGGGTCATGGTGTGGACCTGGGGACGGCCGTCGCAGACGGAGGAGGCCCACCAGACCGGGTCCGTGGCGCCGCGGCCCGCCTTCCCGGGGACCGCCGGTTCCGGGGTCTCGCCGTCGTCGGTGCTGGCGAGCTGGAGGTTCTCGGCGACCGGGCCGGTGTAGGTGTGGAGGGAGACGAACCACTCGCCCGGCGTGTCCGGGGTGCTGAGCCAGTCGTGCGCGTCGGCCAGCTTCGCGTACACCCTGTCGGCGTGGCCGAGGGAGAGCACGAGACCGCAGCTCTCGTCCCACACCCGGCCGTCGGTGCGGCTCTCGATGACCTCGTCCGGGTAGGGCGACCGGCCGGCGAGGCCGGTCTTCCCGTACCAGGCGCAGGTTCCCTCCGCCCGCGCCGCCGGGACGGGCCCCGCGGTCAGGGCGGGCACGTGGTCCGGGGCGTCCGGCAGGCGGTCGGCGCAGCCGAGCCGGTCGGCGAGGTTGTTGGCGGTTTCCACGGCCGTGTCGGCGAGGACGTCGCGGTCGTGGCCGCTCACCTGGCTGCCGCGCCGCGGCATCAACTCGGCCCGCGCCCACAGGGCCCGCACGGACTTGTCCTCCGTCGTTCCTTCCTCGCACGGCAGTTGCACGGTGACCGAGGAGTCGGTGACGCGGCCGGCGATGTCGCCGCCCAGGGGCTGCGGCGGGTAGGTGGCCCGGCCGAGTATGTCGAGCGGGCCGTTCCTCGGCGCGTCCGCGATCCGAGGCTGGCCGGCCGGCAGGACGCCCATCGCGCCGGTGAAGAACCAGCGGGTACCGGTGTCGGTGCCGGCCCGTTCACCGGCCTCCGTGCTGAAGATCTCGCAGTCGTGCGGGATCCCCGTGTCCGGGTCGAAGCTGCCGTCGTCGAGCTTCCGGTGCGTGATGGTGCCGCCCGCTTCGGAGAGGTCCAGCACCCGGCCCGCCGGGACGAGTCCCCCGCAGGCCGCGTCGATCTGCCGGTGGTTGTTCCACACCAGCCAGATCTCCCGGCCGCTCCAGCCGATGGCCACCACGGCGGCCAGGCACAGCACGACGTTGACCGTCCTGCGCACCCCGTCCGGTATCCGCACCGCTCCCCCGTCCCCCGGCAGCCCCCGTGGGAGCCGCGATCACGGACGAACCTAACAGGTGCCTACTCGGGAGAGGCGGGGGCCGGTTCCGGTACGTCGAAGACCTCGCCGTTGCGCGGGACGCCGATGCCGGTCCAGGTGAAGGGGACGCCCCGCGCGGTGTCCGGGTCGGGTCCGTCCATCAGCTGGAAGTGGACGTGCGGCTCGGTGGAGTTGCCGGAGTTGCCGCACCGGGCGAGGACCTGGCCGGCCCGGACGCGGTCGCCCTCCCGGACGGCGAAGGAGCCTCGCTGGACGTGGGCGTACAGGGCGTACGTACCGTCGGCTGCTTCCAGCACCAGGTGATTGCCGACGATGCGGCGGACCCCCGCCAGTTCCCGCACCGAGCCCTCGACGAGCATCAGGTATAGCAGCGCGGGCAGCGAGGTGCGGCCCAGGTGGTCGCGCTGGCCGTCGTCGGCGCGTACGACCGTGCCGTCGGCCACCGCGAGGACCGGGGCGCCGAACGCCGGGAAGTCGCGGCTGCGCCGGGCGAGCGGCCACAGGGCTCGGAAGCCGGGGCGGGCGCCGGGCTCCGGCTCGGCGACGAGGTCGATGGCGAAGGTCTGGCCGTAGGCGTGGACGCCGTGGCTCGGGGTGCGGTCTGCCGGGCTGTTCAGCGCGGACCAGCGGCCGGTGACGGGCGGGGCGACCTCCACGGGCTCGGGGGACCTGCCGGGCGCGTCCGGGGCGCCGCCGTTCCAGCGGTTGACCACCGTGATGAGGACGTACGCGAGGACCAGCGGCAGGAAGACGCTCCACCACGGGAAGCCCGGGTCGAAGAGGACGCCGACGACCACCAGGGCCAGGAAGACGAGCTGGAGCACCCGGAAAGTGATCATGGCGAGCTTGCGTGCGGACATCGTTCGTTCCCCCTTGCTCGTGACGGTCCTGACCCTCCTGACGGTGCTGACCGTCTTGGCGGTCCCGTTCAGTTCCGTGCGGTCGACAGCGCCACCAGCAGCGGCACGACCCGTCCCGGCGGCACCTCGTGACGGCCCCGGCCGGTGGTGTGCAGCCAGCCGGCGCCGGTGAGCTGGCGCAGGTGGTGGTAGATCTGGCCGGTCGTGCCCATCCCGTCCAGCTCGGCCAGCTCGGCGGCGGTGCGCCGCCCCCCGAGCACCTCCCGCAGCAGCCGCAGCCGCACGGGGTGCCCAAGGGCCGCGAACACCTCGGCGGACTCGGCCCAGTCGACGTCCAGGAGGCCCTCGACCAGCGCGCCGTGCTGCCAGGCGTACTGCTCCCCGGTCGGCAGGCGGACGGAGCCGGTGAACAGGACACCTCCGGCCGTGGCCTTCAGCTCCGCCAACTGCTCCTTCAGACCTTCCAGGGCCCAGAGGTCGCCCTCCTTGGGCCCGGGGGCGGGCCGGTCAGCGGCCTCCAGGGCGGCGAGGCGCCGCTCGAGGTCGGCCACGCGTTGTTCCAGTTGCTCCACGAGTACGAGATTACGTAGCTACGTAATTTCGCGCAAGCGTCACTCGTACGTGTGTCTGGTCGTGAAAGGCGGCCCGGGAGGACCCCGGCCCTGGAAACACTGGTCCGCGCCTGGAAGGAGGTGCAACATGACGGTTATGGCCGAGCACACGTCTCAGATGTCGGTGGACGAGTTCGAAACGATCGCTTCCGCCGCTCCCGAGACCGTCACGTTGGAGTTCATTGACGGACGGATCGGGGTCAAGCCGGTGACAGACGGGGACCACAACAGCATCGTGTCCTGGCTGGCCAAACGCTGTATGCAGACGCGGCCCGACCTGGACCTGTACCAAGCACAAGGGCTACGCGTCGACGCCTACCGGCAGAGCAGGGCGCGACCGGACGCCGTGCTCGCGCCAGAGGCCCACTTCGCAGGGCACGGCGAATGGGCCGACCCGGACGGCGCCCTCATGGTCGTCGAAGTCACGTCGTACGACTCGGACACGGACCGGCGTGACCGGCACGAGAAGCCCGCCGCGTACGGGCAGGCGGGAATCCCCGTGTATCTCCTGATCGACCGGGACGCCTGCACGGTCACGGTGCACAGCCGTCCGGACCGGCGGGTCGGTGGCTATCGCGACATCCGCCTGACGGATTTCGGCGAGACTGCGGTCCTCCCCGACCCGGTCGGCATCGAACTCGACACGGAGATCCTCAAGAACTACGTGCGCTGAGACGACGAGGTCCCGCCCGGAACCCACCGGACGGGACCTCTGCTTCGCAGCGAGTGTGCGACTACGCCAGCAGCCCCGGGATCGTCCCCTCGTGGGCCTCGCGCAGGTCGGTCAGGGGGAGGGTGAACTCGCCCTGGACCTCGACCGCGTCGCCGTCGACCACGCCGATGCGGGTGACCGGCAGGCCGCGGGCGCCGCACATGTCGTTGAAGCGGACCTCCTCCGAGCGCGGGACGGCGACGACCGCGCGGCCCGCCGACTCCGAGAAGAGGAAGGTGAAGGCGTCGAGCCCGTCCGGTACGACCAGACGCGCGCCCTTGCCGCCCAGCAGCGCCGACTCGACGACCGCCTGGACCAGACCGCCGTCGGACAGGTCGTGCGCGGAGTCGATCATGCCGTCGCGGGAGGCGGAGATCAGGATCTCGCCGAGCAGGCGCTCGCGCTCCAGGTCGACCTTGGGCGGCAGGCCGCCGAGGTGGTCGTGGATCACCTGGGACCAGGCCGAGCCGCCGAACTCCTCACGCGTGTCGCCCAGCAGGTACAGCAGCTGGCCGTCCTCCTGGAAGGCGACCGGCGTGCGGCGGGCCACGTCGTCGATGACGCCGAGGACCGCGACCACCGGGGTGGGGTGGATGGCGGCCTCGCCGGTCTGGTTGTAGAGCGAGACGTTGCCGCCGGTCACCGGGGTGCCGAGCTGGAGGCAGCCGTCCGCCAGGCCGCGCACGGCCTCCGCGAACTGCCACATGACCGCCGGGTCCTCCGGCGAGCCGAAGTTCAGGCAGTCGGAGACCGCGAGCGGCTTCGCGCCGGTCGTGGCCACGTTGCGGTAGGCCTCCGCCAGCGCCAGCTGCGCGCCCGTGTACGGGTCGAGCTTGGCGTAGCGGCCGTTGCCGTCGGTGGCGATGGCGACGCCGAGGCCGGACTCCTCGTCCACCCGGATCATGCCCGAGTCCTCGGGCTGGGCGAGGACGGTGTTGCCCTGCACGAAGTGGTCGTACTGCTGGGTGATCCACTGCTTGGACGCCTGGTTGGGCGAGCCGACCAGCTTGAGGACCTGGGCCTTCAGCTCGTCGGACGTGCCCGGCCGGGGCAGCTTGTTCGCGTCGTCGGCCTGGAGGGCGTCCTGCCAGTCGGGGCGGGCGTAGGGGCGCTCGTAGACCGGGCCGTCGTGGGCGACCGTGCGCGGGTCGACGTCGACGATCTTGCCGCCGTGCCAGAAGATCTCGAGGCGGTCGCCGTCCGTGACCTCACCGATCACCGTGGCGATGACGTCCCACTTGTCGCAGATCTCCAGGAAGCGGTCGACCTTCTCCGGCTCGACGACCGCGCACATGCGTTCCTGCGACTCGCTCATGAGGATTTCCTCGGGCGAGAGGGTCGAGTCGCGCAGCGGGACGTCGTCCAGGGTGACGCGCATGCCGCCGGAGCCGTTCGACGCCAGTTCGCTGGTCGCGCAGGACAGGCCCGCCGCGCCGAGGTCCTGGATGCCGACGACCAGCTTCTCGGCGAAGGCCTCCAGGGTGCACTCGATGAGGAGCTTCTCCTGGAAGGGGTCGCCGACCTGGACGGCGGGGCGCTTGGAGGGCTTGGCGTCGTCGAAGGTCTCACTCGCCAGGATCGACGCGCCGCCGATGCCGTCGCCGCCGGTGCGGGCGCCGTACAGGATGACCTTGTTGCCCGCGCCGGACGCCTTCGCGAGGTGGATGTCCTCGTGCCGCATGACGCCGATGGCACCGGCGTTGACCAGCGGGTTGCCCTGGTAGCAGGCGTCGAAGACGACCTCGCCGCCGATGTTGGGCAGGCCCAGGCAGTTGCCGTAGCCGCCGATGCCGGCGACGACGCCCGGGAGGACGCGCTTGGTGTCCGGGTGGTCCGCGGCACCGAA encodes the following:
- the purF gene encoding amidophosphoribosyltransferase codes for the protein MPRGDGRLNHDLLPGEKGPQDACGVFGVWAPGEEVAKLTYFGLYALQHRGQESAGIAVSNGSQILVFKDMGLVSQVFDETSLGSLQGHIAVGHARYSTTGASVWENAQPTFRATAQGSLALGHNGNLVNTARLAELVAELPKQDGRSTRVAATNDTDLITALLAGQVDEDGKPLTVEEAAGQVLPQVRGAFSLVFMDEHTLYAARDPQGIRPLVLGRLERGWVVASESAALDICGASFVREIEPGEFVAIDENGLRTSRFAEAKPKGCVFEYVYLARPDTDIAGRNVYLSRVEMGRRLAKEAPAEADLVIATPESGTPAAIGYAEASGIPFGNGLVKNAYVGRTFIQPSQTIRQLGIRLKLNPLKEVIKGKRLVVVDDSIVRGNTQRALVRMLREAGAAEIHIRISSPPVKWPCFFGIDFATRAELIANGMSVEEIGTSMGADSLAYISIDGMIEATTIAKPNLCRACFDGEYPMELPDPELLGKQLLETELAAGPAGTAAADAIRRP
- a CDS encoding META domain-containing protein; the protein is MYRQKQQRSMTLTAAAVVALVPLAAACGSEKADGTGSGSVGADGPRVTGVRWSIDSVTVDGTTHRAPDAAHVRIDDGGEAAGSTGCNGFSARAAVEDEGGGDGQRVRLSDALFTEKACAKTPADFEKSLGRALTTGPLTTRSEGDRLTLTTADGDTVRLSRSEDASLHGTTWVVDAPGRKGDEGRARLTFDQDAKTVSGRLPCNHVNARATVSDGRITLGTPSTTRMMCEGSLMAAEKRLLGLFDGKVDYRIDHETLTLTSEDGVTVRAVADR
- a CDS encoding maleylpyruvate isomerase family mycothiol-dependent enzyme, coding for MPPARKRPRAYDPARTRAAVLAQFGHVRAAVRGLTPEQLGLPTRLGEWSVRELVAHVGMALTAVDRLLGEPEPVRQDGRLLDWPFAIAADADAIAGTARRLAAEHPDPDAHLAEVERRFTERLDTHPGSRLLPTSAGALPLADYVVTRTVELVVHTDDLNAAVPGLDIPYDRQALAAATRLLADALAVKAPGGSTEVRIPPYAVVQCVEGLRHTRGTPPNVVETDPLTWIRLATGRLAWRDALDGAKVSASGERADLGPLLPLLS
- a CDS encoding M23 family metallopeptidase; amino-acid sequence: MSARKLAMITFRVLQLVFLALVVVGVLFDPGFPWWSVFLPLVLAYVLITVVNRWNGGAPDAPGRSPEPVEVAPPVTGRWSALNSPADRTPSHGVHAYGQTFAIDLVAEPEPGARPGFRALWPLARRSRDFPAFGAPVLAVADGTVVRADDGQRDHLGRTSLPALLYLMLVEGSVRELAGVRRIVGNHLVLEAADGTYALYAHVQRGSFAVREGDRVRAGQVLARCGNSGNSTEPHVHFQLMDGPDPDTARGVPFTWTGIGVPRNGEVFDVPEPAPASPE
- a CDS encoding ArsR/SmtB family transcription factor, coding for MADLERRLAALEAADRPAPGPKEGDLWALEGLKEQLAELKATAGGVLFTGSVRLPTGEQYAWQHGALVEGLLDVDWAESAEVFAALGHPVRLRLLREVLGGRRTAAELAELDGMGTTGQIYHHLRQLTGAGWLHTTGRGRHEVPPGRVVPLLVALSTARN
- a CDS encoding Uma2 family endonuclease, which translates into the protein MTVMAEHTSQMSVDEFETIASAAPETVTLEFIDGRIGVKPVTDGDHNSIVSWLAKRCMQTRPDLDLYQAQGLRVDAYRQSRARPDAVLAPEAHFAGHGEWADPDGALMVVEVTSYDSDTDRRDRHEKPAAYGQAGIPVYLLIDRDACTVTVHSRPDRRVGGYRDIRLTDFGETAVLPDPVGIELDTEILKNYVR
- the purL gene encoding phosphoribosylformylglycinamidine synthase subunit PurL: MSRTPLDTVEHATATPDVELPWAELGLKKDEYERVVEILGRRPTGAELAMYSVMWSEHCSYKSSKVHLRQFGEKAPQSDAMLVGIGENAGVVDVGQGYAVTFKVESHNHPSYVEPYQGAATGVGGIVRDIIAMGARPVAVVDPLRFGAADHPDTKRVLPGVVAGIGGYGNCLGLPNIGGEVVFDACYQGNPLVNAGAIGVMRHEDIHLAKASGAGNKVILYGARTGGDGIGGASILASETFDDAKPSKRPAVQVGDPFQEKLLIECTLEAFAEKLVVGIQDLGAAGLSCATSELASNGSGGMRVTLDDVPLRDSTLSPEEILMSESQERMCAVVEPEKVDRFLEICDKWDVIATVIGEVTDGDRLEIFWHGGKIVDVDPRTVAHDGPVYERPYARPDWQDALQADDANKLPRPGTSDELKAQVLKLVGSPNQASKQWITQQYDHFVQGNTVLAQPEDSGMIRVDEESGLGVAIATDGNGRYAKLDPYTGAQLALAEAYRNVATTGAKPLAVSDCLNFGSPEDPAVMWQFAEAVRGLADGCLQLGTPVTGGNVSLYNQTGEAAIHPTPVVAVLGVIDDVARRTPVAFQEDGQLLYLLGDTREEFGGSAWSQVIHDHLGGLPPKVDLERERLLGEILISASRDGMIDSAHDLSDGGLVQAVVESALLGGKGARLVVPDGLDAFTFLFSESAGRAVVAVPRSEEVRFNDMCGARGLPVTRIGVVDGDAVEVQGEFTLPLTDLREAHEGTIPGLLA